CGCAGCCGACCCAGGCATGCCGGATTCCGTCGGGGCGGGCGCAACCCGCAAAGGCTTGGTTCGACGCCGGACGACGTCGGGTTTGGTGATCACAGCCTTGGGTTTGGCCGTTCTTGTCATGGCCCTGTTTTCGGCCGGCATTGGCCAAATGCAGTTGAGCCCCTCCGAAATTTTGGCCAGCCTCCTCCACGGGATCGGTCTCGACTGGGGAACCCTGCCTACACACCCGTACGCCGGGTCGGCATTGTGGTCTGTCCGCTTCCCCCGGGTAGTGATGGCGGTTGTCGTTGGTGCGGCTTTGGCCTGTTCAGGCGTTCTGATGCAAGGAGTTTTTGGCAACCCGCTGGCAGAACCGGGGGTTGTGGGAGTCTCCTCCGGCGCTGCCGCGTTGGCCTGCGTGGTGATAGTTTTTGGGCTGAACTTCTTCGGCACCTGGACCGTGGCCTTCGCAGCATTCCTGGGCGGGCTCGCCGCCACCGCAGTGGTCTACGCCACGGCACGCTCCGGGGGACGCACGGAGGTCGTGACCCTGGTCTTGACGGGTGTGGCCATCAACGCGGTCGGGGGTGCCGTGATCGCTCTCATGACATTTCTGGGCGATAGCTCCTCCCGCGAAGAGATCATTTTCTGGCAGCTCGGCTCGCTCAACGGCACCCGTTGGGACAACGTCTTGATCGCAGGACCTGTCACGGCCATCGGTATTGGTCTGGCCTTTTTTCTGACGCGCAAACTGGATTTGCTGGCCTTGGGTGAACGCCCGGCACGACACTTGGGCGTCGACGTCGAGCGGCTGCGTGTCCAGGTAATCGTCATCGTCGCCATTTTGACCGGCGCCGCCGTGGCTTTCGCAGGCATCATCGGTTTTGTTGGCTTGGTGGTCCCCCACATGTTGCGCCTCGCTCTGGGCCCCGGACACAAAGTGCTGCTACCGGCTAGCGCCCTAGGCGGAGCATTGCTGCTGCTGGTTGCCGACACCGTCGCTCGAACTTTGGTCCCGAATGCAGACCTGCCCATCGGCATGTTGACCGCGCTGGTTGGCGGACCGTTCTTCTTCTGGCTCATCCGGCGCACCCGCAAGCAGGACGGAGGCTGGTCATGAACGCCGAGCCCGTCGTGCAGGCACGCAATGCCCGGTTGCAGCTGTCAGGAAAAGACATTCTTGACGGCATAGATCTTGTACTGTTTTCCGGCGAAGTACTTGCCCTCGTCGGCCCCAATGGTGCCGGCAAGTCAACCCTGCTGGCCGCACTGTGCGGGGACGTGCGCCTCGACTCAGGCAGCATTGAGATCCATGGTGTGGAACTTGGGCAATGGCAAGTGAAGGATCTTGCGCGGCTGAGGTCGGTGCAGCTGCAAGATTCCAAGGTGTCGTTTTCCTTCAGCGCAGACGACGTCGTACGCATGGGCCGTGCCCCGTGGGTTGGCACCCGGTTCGAGGACCACGACGAAGCCGTCATCGGCGCAGCCACGGCAAGCGCAGAAACCACTGCACTCTCGGACCGCAATTACCCCACACTCTCTGGCGGGGAAAAGTCACGGGTGGCCTTTGCCCGGGTGCTGGCCCAGGAAACACCGGTCATCCTGCTCGATGAACCCACGGCAGCCATGGACATCCGTTACCAGGAACTGGTGCTTGCCCGGGCCAGAGATCGTGCAGCGGCGGGCGCCGCCGTCGTCGTCGTCCTTCATGACCTGTCACTGGCGGCGGCTTACGCCGATCGGATTGTGCTGCTCGACGCCGGGCGGGTCCACGCAAGCGGATCCCCGCGGGACGTCTTGCAATCCCAGATTCTCAGTGACGTATACAGGCACCCGGTGACCGTCATGGAGCTGCCGGGATCGGGCGGCTTGGCAGTGGTGCCGCTGCGTCCCCATCGTCAAAACCTTATGGCTCTCCAGGAGGACCCAGTATGACCGCGCCACAGCACCTTCCAGCCAGGCGGGGTTTCCGGATAGCTTTGCTCGCCGTAACCCTGGCTTCAATCCCACTGCTGCCGGGTCTGCCCTCCAGCCCGGCAAGTGCAGCAGGCAGCATCACTGTCGATTCCCCCCTGGGCAGCGGCCAGGCGGCAGCGGACGGTGCCACCACAATCACGGTGGCAGGATCCGGCTTGCAATCCATTCCCAAGGCTTTTGGCGGCGTCTACGTGGTCTTTGGCTACGCACCCGACACCGGTTTCTGGGCACCCAGCCAAGGTGGAAAGTCCGGCACTGACTTCTTCTATGTTGCCGACTCGCAGGCAAAGGACAACGGCGGTTATCAACGATTCGTGGCTTTTCCGGGCTCCAGCACATCGGACTCCGCCAACGGCGGGACACTTTCTGCCGAGGGCTCGTTCAGCCTCTCCATGGTCATACCGGGGCCCACATTTAGCCACGAAACGGCCAGCGGCGGCAGCACCGTCGACTGCCGTGAGGTCCAGTGCGGCATCTTCACCTTCGGCGCCCACGGAGTCGTCAACGCCAACAACGAGACTTTCACACCCCTGAGCTTTGGTGCCGCGGCGGTGACCTCTACCGAGACAAACACCAACAAGCCAGTCGATGAGGCTGCCACCACACCCGCCGCAGGTGCCGGCGAACCAGAGGCGCCCGCGGCGCCGTCGACTGCGGCACCGAAGGTTGTCACCAACGGAGCACCGTCGCTGGGCGTCACAGCAAAAACAGTAGTCGCCGGGAATGTGCTCAGCTTTACAGGGCAGGGATTCGCCGCCGGGGAACAGGTGGCCGCCGCACTTTCAGGCGGCGTGAGCGCCGCCGGCCCCATTGTCGCAGGAAGCTTCGGAGAGGTTGCCGGGGCAGTTGAAATTCCCATGGACATGGTCGCCGGAACTCACAAGCTGACACTGATCGGGGCAGCCTCCAAGACGAACGTGGCGGCAGAGTTCGCCGTCATGGCCAATCCGGCGGGGCTTGCATCACCCACCCAGGACGAGCCGGCCGGAATCTGGTGGGCGCTGACAGCCGTCATCGCCGCCGCCTGTGTGCTCCTTTTGGTAGTGCTCACCTCTCTCTTCACGGCACTGACCCGTCGCCGGAACTCCGCCAGACAGGAGCGCAGCTCCGCTCCGGCAGCCTCCCCGCGGTTGCCCGCAGCAGAGCAAGTGGGTGACTTGGCGTGAAGCAACCCATTTGGTTGACGCTGCCCCTGCTTGCCTCACTGCTGCTGGCCCCGGCAGCGCTGGCCGCACCCGCTCAAGCGTCCACGCGGCCTGCAGAACGCCAGGACATCAGCCTTGACGTGGTCATCCCCGGCGCAACGGAAATCTCCGTGAGCAACGCCCAACTGCGTTGGGGTCTCAACCAGGAAGTCAGCTCTGGAGCCTATTTTGGCGAGTGCAACTTCCTCTCCGCAGGAACCGCTGGCGACACCGGCTCCTCCCGTGTGTGGACCCAAGCTGATGGAATCTACGCAGCCGAGCAGGGAAATACCCGCATTGAAAAGCCCAACACGGCAGGCGAATGGGTCACAGATTCGTGGGACGGAAAGTGCTTGGGTGCTGACGGCAGGACCGTCGGCACAACAGCCACAGAAACTGGAACGGACGCCCAGGCCGTCATGGAGGCTGGTACGGGAACCATCAACGCCAGCCAGCAAAGTGCCACGGTCAACTGGCAGGGCTCATTCACCGTGGCCATGTATGGGGGAATGACCTACTGGTCGGTCACGGATCCCATGCTTTCCGTCGTCGGGGGCAAAGGCACCCTCCGGGCCACCGTCAGCGGGCATGCCGCCGACCGCAGCGACAGCACTTCGTGGACTGCCATTCCGCCACGCCAGGTCACCATTGCCACACTGCCCAAAGTGGCATTGGGCGCGAAGGGCATAATCACCGAACCGGCCTACCGAAAGGTTCCCGCCGAAGGGGTGGAACCAGCTCAAGACAGGACCATCGAAAACCCTTATTGGGGGGCTTTCCCCCAAGACTTCCTGGACTTCCAGGCAGCCACCGGGCAGGGATCATATTGGTACTCTTCCGGGGGCCTGCGTGACGCCGCCAAGGTCGCCTCAACCCTGTACATCAGCTACTCGGCAGACTTGCCAGTGGAGGCGCGGGCACCAGCAAGCGTCCCCGCCCCGCCCGCGCATCCTGGTGCCACAGAAGGAGTCATCCCTGGCGCATCGGCGGCTCCTGGGCCGCCTGTCGCACCCGGGACCGTCACAGACTCAAACCCGGTGTCCGGCGTCGTGCACACGGCCACAATTCCGGTGGCCCAAGCCATGAACTGGCTGGGCGGGTCGTTGATTCCGCCAATCCTTGATATGGCAAAGAATCATCGAGATGCCCTGCTGTGGTCCCTGGCGGCTCTTTTGGCACTCTCGGCATTCGCCTGGATCGGCTTCAAACGTGGCTGGCTGCAGTGGCCATTACGCAATGCAGCTCCACCGCCAAACTAATTACGAAAACTTTACTTAACGTAATTTGCACATTATTGGTTAGGTTAGGCTAAGCTAACTTTGATTTACTTTGCCGCCACTCTTTGACCACTCAGAAATCGGAGAAATCATGTCCGCACACCGTTGGGCCACGCCCACCGTACGCAAGCCCATTACCGTTGCTGCCGCAGTTGCCGGCCTCGCCCTTGTCTTCAGCGCCTTCGCTGCGGTCCCTGCACAAGCAGCCAGCCAGGACGTATCCGGCGTGGAACTCAGCTGGGGGCTCAACGCCGAATCCGGCGCGGGAGCCTTCAACGGCAGTTGTAACTTCCTCTCCGCCGGCACCGCCGGGGACACCGGCTCAAGTCGCGCATGGACCGAAGCAGACGGCTTCTACAAGTCCACCGACGGCAACGTCTCCATAGTCAAGGACGGGCCCTCAGCCACCACGATCGCCACCACCTGGGCCAACAAGTGCCAGACCGGGGCGGGAACTCCCGTTTCCCCCATGGGCACCGCGGCGCTCAGCAACAACAAGGCCGTGTTTGCCAACGGCTCCGGAACAGTTGACCCCGCCACGGGAATAGCAACAATTTCCTGGACCGGCTCCCTCACCTCAGTTTTCTACGGCGGACTGACCTACTGGAGCGCCAGCAACCCGGTCCTCACGGTCAAGGCCGACGGAACTGCCACGTTGAAGGCAACGGCCAGCGGCTACGGCGCAGACCAGGCTGACGCAAACGTGTGGATCCCGATTCCGGCCACCGAAATCACCCTGGCCAACCTCACCGGCGTCGAGGTGGATGCCGATGGTTTCACGGTGAGCCCCCAATACTTGGGCGTCATTGCCCCGGCAGGCGTGGAACAGGCGACCGGCACCCCTACGTCTGGCGCATTCCCGGCTGATTTCGTTTCGTTCCAGGGGGCCACGGGCACTCAGGCATACTGGTACTCCTCCGGCGGCTCAGCCGATGCCCGAAAGGTCGCTGCCCCCGTCACCGTCGGATGGACTGTTACCGGTGCTGAGCCTGAGGCGCCTGGCGACAACAACAAGATCGACCTCGAGGTGACCGTACCGGAAGCCCCGGTCGCTCCTGAGCCCGGCGAATTCTCCTGGACCGTCGCCGGCACCTCCGCAGCCTTGGGCACCGCCACGCAGAACGCGGGCGGAACCTTCGGAGCAACAGGCACACTGCCGTCCATCACCGTCAAGGACACCCGAGATGGTTCGACGGGATGGTCCATCAACGGCAAGGCCTCAAACTTCTCCGACGGCGCCAAGTCCTTCAGCGGCTCGGCTCTGGGCTGGACCCCCACAGCCTCCAACCCGGTTGGTGCCATCACCGCCGGCGGTGCCGTGTCAGCCGGCAATCCGGGCCTGGCGGAGTCTCGCACCCTGGCCTCAACCACAGCAGCTGGCGGCGCAACGCTGGATGCCGCCCTGTCTTTCCTAGCACCGGCCAGCACCGCGGCCGGCAGCTACACCTCAACGCTGACAATTACCGCCATTAGCGAGTAACGAGAAGCCCCAACGGGGTGTTGGCTCCTGCGGACCTTGCTCCGCAGGACCCAACACCCCATTTTCTCGTTACCAACCGCCACACACCCGCCTGAGGAAATAATGAGATTCCCAACCCGCACCGCACACGAGTGCCCCCGAGCCTGGCTCGCCTTGCTGGCTGCTGTCCTCATCTCCGTCATGGCCCTATTGCTCGCGCCAGCCCCTGCACAGGCAACAAGTGGCGATGATCTCTCATGGAGCGTCAAGCCAGGCGGCGACACCGCTCGCACCAACTTCAGCTACGAAATGGATGCGGGTGGCACACAGCACGACTCTTTTGTCGTCACAAATTTAGGAGCCAAGGCGTTCAAACTGGCGGTATATGCCGCTGACGGAACCACCTCCACCACCGGGGCGCTGGATCTCCTGCCGGCCACTGAGGCGTCAACCGGCATCGGAGCATGGGTCACGGTTGAAACACCCACCATCGAGCTGGCGCCAGGCGCCCAGGCGGATGTGCCGTTCACCGTGGCCGTCCCGGCGGATGCCGAACCCGGGGACTACGTGGGTGGGCTGCTCTCCTCCTACGTGGACATCGCCAATGGCGGGACAGTGCAAGTGGACCGCCGGCTCGCCACCCGGATGAATGTCCGGGTGGCTGGCGACGGCCGGGTAAGCATGGCATTGAGCCAGCTTGCAGCATCCACGGGCCTGGCCTGGAATCCCTTCGCCCCGGTCCCGGGCAGCGTTGCGTTTGAAATCACCAACTCCGGCAATGTCCGCGCACGGGGACCCTACACTGTCACCATGGCGGGACCGTTTGGTTGGGGCAAGCGCACCACGACGATCGCATCCGCCGAACTAATCCCTGGCGGCAGTGCAGCGGTGGCAACCTCACTGGAGGGAGTCTGGCCTCTGGGTTGGTTGACCACCACTGTGGAAATGTCCCCCGAAGGAATCGACGGGGTGCCCGGGACCGCCGCTACCATCACGACGGACGGCTGGGCTGTTCCATGGGGCCAGTTCGGCCTATTGGCGGTCATCGTTGCGGCCGCCATATGCATTGGACTGTGGCGCGGACGTTCCGCCAAGAAGGAACTGCCCTGATTTCGGCTGGCTGTTGGCGCGCCTCGCTACGCAAAGAAGTCAGGTCCTGGCGCAACGCTTTGAGAGAACAAGGGAACCTTTTTTGCCACTCAACCATTAGAACTATGTATCGTGAATGGAGATAGTTGGAATTTGGGGATCAAGGGAGGCCCCGAGCTGCGGTACGCCGCGGCTGCATAAATGACGGGTGCCTGGCAGCGTAGCCCAGGACCTTTAGAGGAGCTTGTCAGCGCGTGTTTATGAGAACTTTTGGCTGGTCCTTCGGGATCACCGCCGTCGCGCTCACTGTCGCATTTTTCTATGGCGGCGTTGAAGCGCTTATCCTCTGCGCCATCCTTGGTGTCCTCGAGGTGAGCCTCAGCTTCGACAATGCCGTGGTCAACGCCCGCATCCTGGAAAAGATGAGCGCATTCTGGCAGACGATGTTCCTCACCGTGGGCATCCTGATCGCTGTCCTGGGCATGCGCATCGCCTTCCCGCTGCTGATTGTGGGCGTCACCGCGAACCTCAACCCGATCGAAGCCGTCCAGCTGGCCCTGGAAAAGGGCGACATCCACACCCCCGGCTCCTACGCTTACCTGCTGCACGACGCGCACCCTCAAATCGCCGCATTTGGCGGAGTCTTCCTGCTCATGCTGTTCCTTGACTTCATGTTCGAAGAGCGGGAACTGCACTGGCTAAAATGGCTGGAAAAGCCGCTCGCGTTCATTGGCCGCCTGCACGGCGCCTCCATTGTCATCGCCCTGATGATCCTTGTCGCCTCGGCCGCCATGGTCCGCCCCGGCAAGGAAATTGACGTGCTCATCGCCGGCATTCTGGGCATGGTCACCTACCTGCTTGTGAACGGCCTGGGCGATCTGTTCAACGTTGACGGCGACGAGGATGAGCACGAAAGCCCCGAAGCCGCGGCCCTGGCAAAGAAGAACAACAAGGGCGTTGGCAAGGCAGTGGGCAAGGCCGCCTTCATGCTGTTCCTCTACCTGGAAGTCATCGACGCCTCGTTCTCGTTCGACGGCGTGATCGGCGCCTTCGCCATCACCTCCGACCCCATCATCATCGCCCTCGGTCTCGGTTTGATCGGTGCCATCTTCGTCCGTTCACTCACCGTCTTTCTCGTCCGTGAAGGTACGCTCGATGACTATGAATACCTTGACCACGGCGCGCATTGGGCCATCGGCGCCCTCGCCATCATCCTGCTGCTGACCATCAGCATCGAGATCAACGAGGTCATCACCGGACTCATCGGCGTGGTCTTCATCGGCGCCGCATTCCTGTCCTCCATTGTCCGCAACAAACGCGCCGCGGCAGGTACCCCTGCCACACAAGACCAACTCGTTGGCTAGGCGCGGCACAATTTTCCACACCCAGATATTAGGAGCAAAACGTTATGGGACTTAGTTTGCAAAAGGGCCAGGCCCTTTCACTGAAGAAGAACGACGGCGCCGCACTCACCCAGGTGCGGATGGGCTTGGGCTGGGACTCTGCAGCCCCCGTCAAGCGCGGCCTCTTTGGCGGCCTGAAGAAGGCAGCCGACATTGACCTGGATGCTTCGGCCATCTTGTTCGACAAGCAGGGCAAGGCGATTGACACCGTCTTCTTCAACCAGCTCAGCAGCAAGGACGGCTCGACCCGGCACACGGGCGACAACCTGACGGGTGAGGGCGACGGCGACGATGAAACCATCATGGTGAACCTGCCCAGCGTGTCCGCAGCAGTTGAGCAGATCGTGTTTGTCATCAGCAGCTACAGCCGCCAGACTTTTGACATGATCGAGAACGCGTTCTGCCGCCTGGTGGACGATTCGACCCCCGGCTCCCCCGAGGTTGCCCGCTTCCAGCTGACGGATGCCGGCACCCATACGGCCATGATCATGGCCAAGGTCTCCCGCGAAGGTGCAGGCTGGAAGTTCACAGCCATCGGCGACCGCGCCAACGGGCGCACCGCCATGGACCTGATCCAGCCGGCAGCCAGCGCCCTATAGAGTTTCGACTAAGCAGTTCCATCAAGCATTTCTGTTTATCAGATAGCTCGCTTCGTACTTAGAGGAGTTTAGTTTTCATGGCATCTTTGACACTGTCCAAGGGCAGCAACCTTTCCCTGACCAAGGCCGATCCGGGCCTGCAAATGGCCATGATCGGCCTGGGCTGGGACCCACGCACCACCAGCGGCGACGCGTTCGACCTGGACGCCTCGGCGATTCTGGTCACCGCCAATGGCAAGGTCCGCAACAACGATGACTTCATTTTTTACAACCAGCTCTCCTCCAAGGATGGCTCCGTTGTTCATCAGGGTGACAACCGGACAGGTGAAGGCGACGGTGATGACGAGCAGGTCCTGATCAACCTCGCCACGGTCTCCCCCGACATCGAGCGCGTTGTTATCGTGGTTTCCATCGACCAGGCTGAGGCCCGCCGGCAGAACTTTGGCCAGGTCCGTGACGCTTATTGCCGCGTCGTAAACCAGGACAACGATTCGGAAGTGGTCCGCTACGACCTCTCCGAGGACGCCGCATCGGAGACAACCATGGTCTTTGCCGAGATTTACCGCCATGGTGCAGAGTGGAAGTTCCGCGCTGTCGGCCAGGGCTACGCGAGTGGCTTGCACGGCATCGCCACCGATTACGGCATTGTTTTGGACTAGCACCACCGCACTGGCACCACCGGATTGGCAGCATCTGCGGGTGTGCGGCCCTCGCCGCACACCCGCATCCCACCCAAACTCCACACTGTAAGGACATGAAATCATGGCTGGACTGACACTTGCAAAAGGCAACAACCTCTCGTTGACGAAGACTGACCCGGGTCTGCAGAAGGCGCTTGTCGGTTTGGGCTGGGACCCGCGCACCACCACCGGTGAGCCCTTTGACCTCGACGCTTCGGCGCTCCTGGTGGCTGCCAACGGCAAGGTCCGTTCCAGCGAAGACTTCATTTTCTACAACCAGCCCGCAGCCAAGGACGGCTCGGTCACCCACTTGGGTGACAACCGTTCAGGGGAAGGTGCCGGTGACGACGAGCAGATCCTGATTGACCTGACCCAGATTGCCGCAGATGTTGAGCGCGTAGTCATCGTGGTCTCCATCGATCAGGCAGACGATCGCCGGCAGAACTTCGGCCAGGTCCGCGGGGCGTACTGCCGCGTGCTGAACCAGGGCAACGATACAGAAATCGTGCGTTTCGACCTGAGCGAAGACGCCGCTCCCGAAACATCCATGTTGTTCGCGGAAATCTACCGCAGCGGGGCAGAATGGAAGTTCAAGGCTGTTGGCCAGGGCTACGCAACCGGGCTGGCCGGCGTGATTGCCGACTTTGGTGTGCAGCTGGGCTAGTCCCCGCTCCTCCCCACAATCCACCACCGACAGGAAAATTGGATCTCATCATGACAACACCCTTGACCCCTCCCTCTGAAGCTGAAACAGCCCTTGTCCTCAAGGCCCCGGATGCCCCTGAAATTGTCGTGGCTGACGAAGCCCCCGGCATGGTTCCGGTTCCGGCGGAACGCCAGGCAGAGATCAGCCGCCAGGCCAAGGAATTCATTGCCGAGATTGCCACGGTCGATGCCCGCAGCCCCGAGTTCACCACCAAGGTGGATGGCATTTCCAAGCTGGGCGGCCAGGAAATGACCTCCTCCTCCGACGCCTCCAGCCGGATGCTGGAACGCTCCACCACCTCAATCGCCGGTGCCAAGAAGAGCGGGAACGGCGCCCAGGCCCACGTGGCCGGCACGCTCAATGACCTGCGCACCACAGTTGAGGACCTCACCCCGAACAACGCCGACCTGAGCACCGGCCGGAAAATCCTGGGCTTCATCCCGGGCGGGAACAAGCTGGCCAAGTACTTCCAGAAGTACGAGTCCGCGCAGGTCCAGCTCGACGCCATCATCAAGTCGCTCATGGCCGGCCAGGATGAGCTGCTCAAGGACAACGCGTCCTTGGCCGGGGAAAAGGTCAAGCTCTGGGAAACCATGCAGAGCCTGAGCGAGTACGCCGTTTTCGCCAAGGCCCTGGACACCGCCTGTGTTGAGAAGATCGACGCAACGCGTGCCTCAGGCGCGATCGAGCAGGCACAGAAGCTGGAAGCGGACGTGCTCTTCCCCATCCGCCAGCGCCACCAGGACATCCTGACCCAACTGGCGGTCTCGGTGCAGGGCTACCTGGCCATGGACCTGATCCGCAAGAACAACCTTGAGCTCATCAAGGGTGTTGACAGGGCCCGCACCACCACCATTTCGGCGCTGCGCACGGCCGTCATTGTGGCCCAGGCACTGGCCAACCAGAAGATGGTGCTGGACCAGATCGACGCCATCAACACCACCACGAACAACATGATCCTGAAGACCTCCGAGATGCTCAAGGACCAGACGGTGCGCATCCACGAACAGGCAGCCAGCTCCGGTGTCAGTGTTGAAACACTGCAGAAGGCCTTCGACAACGTCTTCCAGACCATGGACGCCATCGACAGCTTCCGCTCCAGCGCAGCAAAGAACATGGAAGGTACTGTCCTGGCGCTTGAGGACGGGCTGGCCAAGGCCAAGCCGTACCTGGAGCGTTCACGCCAGTCCGATCGTGAGTAGCCGGAACGCGAGTAAAATGACAAGCTCGACGACGAAACTAGGGTAAGTGCAATGATTGGCCGTTTTGTGGGGGGCAGGTTTGGCGGGAGCCCGGCGCCGCAGGTGCCGCAGGCTCCTGCGGCGGACCCCGTGGCAGAGGAAATTGCCGCTATGGGCACTTCGGTGGACAGCCTGCGTGCTGCCGTGCGCCGCTCCGGCAGTGCGCTGCCGCCCCTGCTGACGTCTCAATTGCGCCAGCTGGGCGACCTCATGCGCGATGCCGTGCTGGACATCAGCATCCGCGGCTGTTCCACCGAACAGCGGGTGCTGCTCAACGCCATGATCTGCAGCTACGTTCCGGCACCGTTGCAGTCTTACCTGGCGCTCCCGCCGGCACATCACGACGAGGAATCAGCGGCCACGTTCCTGTTCGCCGAACAGCTGGCCACACTTGAACTAACCCTTGGGGACCTGTTGAACCAGATCCGCATCGGCGCCGTGGAGGAACTCTCCACGCACGGACGTTTCCTGGCGGACAAGTTTTCCGCTCAGGACGCTGCCCTGCAATTACATCAACCAGAGACCGAAAGGGACCCATTGCGTTTGGAGGGCCAACGTTGGCAACACTAGTGCCGGGGGCCAATGCGGCCCTGACCGCCGAGAATCCGGGCCTTGACCACGTGGTGGTTGGCATGGGCTGGGACACCATCCCCAGCAACGGCCCGCAGGCCGAGCTGGTCCCCTTTGCGTTGATGTGTGATGCCAGCGGGGAGGCTGTTTCCAACGAGCACCTGGTCTTTTTCAACCAACTGGTGAGCGCCGACGCGGCCATGACATTCATCGGCGACGGCGACCAGGAACAGATCGACGTCCAGCTGGATCTGGTTCCTGCGGAGATCACCAAGATTATCTTTCTGGCCTATGTTGACCCGGAATTCCGTGGTCAGGGCACTTTTGCCTCGGTGCGCAGCAGCCACATCCGGGTCGCCACGGCCGACAACCGTGAACTGGTCCGTTTCAACCTGACCATGGAGAAGCTGGAATCGGTTACGGCCATGATCTTTGGTGAACTGTACCGGCACCGCAGCGACTGGAAGTTCCGGGCCTTGGGCCAGGGCTACAGCACCGGCTTGGCCGGAGTCGCCAAGGACTTCGGGATTGCGCTGTAGGGCCAACTCATGAGTGCTTCTTCAACCCCGCGCCCCGACATCACCTACCTGCGCCGCCGCAGCAAGCCGGGACCTGCCCCGGCCGCTCAGTCCGCTGCAACGGTTGCAGTTCAGTCAGCAGCCCCCGCGGCCGCCGCACCGTCATTGTCGTTGTCCCGGCCCGCAGCCCCGCCAAGCCACAGCCAGCCCCTCAACCTGGCGCCCGCCCAAACCCGGGCCACGGCCCCGCCCAGCCAACCGGGCTCCCCGTCCGCCGCCCAAGCCAGCGGACAACCCTCAGCCGGCCTGGTGCTGGGAGGCGCGGCCCCGGCGTCGCACCTGAGCGGGCGGGCCAAGAAATTGGCGCAGCAGCGTGAGAAGGCAAAGCGGGAAGACCATGAGGTCCAGCTGCTGTTTCCGGCTCCCGGAATTTCGGACGTGTTTGAGCTGAACCTGACGGATCGGCTGCTGCGACTCTCTCCCTTGCAGTCGGCCGTGGGCACCCTGGTGGTTACCGGAAGTACGGCCGTGGCGTGGGAAAGCGTGCGGCGTGTGACCGGCGGGCAAACCGTTGACGGGCACAAGGCTGGCACCTCGGTCATGACCACCGGCAACCGGCCGCTGGTGGGATATCACGGCAGGGACGCACTGCTGACCCTGCGCCA
This genomic interval from Arthrobacter sp. PAMC 25486 contains the following:
- a CDS encoding TerD family protein, yielding MATLVPGANAALTAENPGLDHVVVGMGWDTIPSNGPQAELVPFALMCDASGEAVSNEHLVFFNQLVSADAAMTFIGDGDQEQIDVQLDLVPAEITKIIFLAYVDPEFRGQGTFASVRSSHIRVATADNRELVRFNLTMEKLESVTAMIFGELYRHRSDWKFRALGQGYSTGLAGVAKDFGIAL
- a CDS encoding toxic anion resistance protein produces the protein MTTPLTPPSEAETALVLKAPDAPEIVVADEAPGMVPVPAERQAEISRQAKEFIAEIATVDARSPEFTTKVDGISKLGGQEMTSSSDASSRMLERSTTSIAGAKKSGNGAQAHVAGTLNDLRTTVEDLTPNNADLSTGRKILGFIPGGNKLAKYFQKYESAQVQLDAIIKSLMAGQDELLKDNASLAGEKVKLWETMQSLSEYAVFAKALDTACVEKIDATRASGAIEQAQKLEADVLFPIRQRHQDILTQLAVSVQGYLAMDLIRKNNLELIKGVDRARTTTISALRTAVIVAQALANQKMVLDQIDAINTTTNNMILKTSEMLKDQTVRIHEQAASSGVSVETLQKAFDNVFQTMDAIDSFRSSAAKNMEGTVLALEDGLAKAKPYLERSRQSDRE